CCCGCACCGCGCACCGCGATCTCCTCCCTGTCCCAGGTGCGCAGCGTCCGCAGCGCCGACAGGACGTAGGCACCCTTGCCGAAAGCTTTCTTCTCCGGGAGTCGCACCCCCTCGACGACAGCGCCGTCGACACCGATGCCGGCCATGAGGATGAAGCGGAGCGCCCCCCCGTCCCAGCTCATTTCTCCAACCGAGACCGCCTTCCGCACCCCGCGCGTCACCCTGGCAACTGCGTCTTCGACCGAAGCTATTTTTAGCTCGCGCGCAAGAACATTGGAGGTGCCAAGAGGTATGACGGCGAGCGTGGCCCGGCCGGGAAGAAGTCCGTTCACCACGCCGTTCACAGTGCCATCCCCCCCCGCCACCAGGATGAGGGGGTCCGCTTCCTCGGCGCAGATGCGGCTGGCGAAGCGTCCGGCGTCTTCGGCGCAGGTGGTAGCGAGGAGCTCGGGATTCACCCCCGCGGTAACGAGTCGCTCCATGAGGGCCTTCACCTTCTCGGGAGAAGAAGTGCCGGAAACAGGATTGACGATAAGGAAAGATCGCTTTGGCAAGGGAGGCTCCGGATGGATGTGATGTTGCGCGGGTGACCGGGTTATATCAAAAGAGGGGTGGGTTCGTCGAGATTTCCTCGGGGATCTGCTTCCTGGAGGAGGTCGCGATAAGATCATCTGGAAAATGCGACGAGCTTCCGCACGACGTCCCCCCTCCCTCGACGGGAGGGGGACAGGGGGTGGGTGGAGCTGCCGTCTGCTGAACGGGTGGCACCTTCCCCCCCACCCTGGCCCTCCCCCGCAAGGGGGGAGGGTGTAGCGAGGCGAAAACGTAGCCTTTACCTCTCTTCCTTCTCCTCCTTCTTCTCACCCTTCTCCGATTCGAGGAGGCGCTTCATCTTCTCCGAGATCTCCAGGAGCCGCTCCTGCACCCGGTGATTGACCGTTCCATCGGGGTACTTCCCGCTCGGGCCGAGGGTTCCGGCGGGGACTCCGGTCAGCACCTCGATCCCCTCGTCGATCGTAGTGACGCTCCAGATGTGGAACATGCCGTCGCGCACCGCCTGCACAACCTCCTCGCTGAGCATCAGGTTCCGCTCGTTGAGCTTCGGGATCATCACCCCCTGGCTCCCGGTCAGCCCCTTCGCCTTGCACACGGCGTAGAACCCCTCGATCTTGTAGTTCACCCCGCCGATCGGCTGCACGTGGCCGTGCTGGTTCACGCTCCCGGTAACGGCTATCCCCTGCCGGAGCGGAATGCCGGAGAGGGCGGAAAGAAGGGCGTACAGCTCGGTCGAGGAGGCGCTGTCCCCTTCGATCCCCTCGTACGACTGCTCAAAGCAGATGGAGGCGGTAAGGGAGAGGGGACGGTCGAGGGCGAACTTTCCTCCGAGGTATCCGGTCAGTATCAGCACCCCCTTGTCGTGGATGGGGCCCGAGAGCTTCACCTCCCGCTCGATATTGACCATTCCGGCGCGCCCCATGTAGGTGCGTGCGGTCACCCGCGAGGGGCGGCCAAAGGTGTGGTCGCCGAGGGTGATGACGGAGAGGCCGTTGATCTGCCCGGTGACGCTCCCGTCGGTGTCGCACAGGATCGTCCCGTCCTCGAAATACTCCTGCATCCGTTCCTCGATGCGGTTGCTCCGGTAGATCTTGTGGTGGATCGCCTTTATCACCCACTCCCGCGTCACCAGGGAGTCCCCCCCCTCTTTCGCCCAGTAGCTCGCCTCCCGCAAAAGGTCGGTAAGCTCCATGAGCTGCGAGGAGAGCCTCTCCTGATCCTCCACAAGGCGCGCGGAGTACTCGAGGAGGGCGGCGACTGCGCCGGGGTCGAAATGGAGCAGCCCCTCGTTTCGGCAGTGCGTGGCGACGAAGAGGGCATAGTCCTGCATGACCTCCGGGGTCCTGTTCAGCCTGCTGTCGAAGTCCGCCTTTACCTTGAAGAACTTACGGTACTCCGGTTCGAGGTGGAAGAGGAGGTAATAGATCCACAGCGAGCCGATCATGATGATCTTCGCCTTCAGCGGAATAGGCTCCGGCTTCAGCGTCACGAAGGTCATGAAGCGGTACTGCTCGAGGACGTCCTCGATCCTGATCTCCGCGTTCCTGATGCAGCGCTTCAGCGCGTCCCAGGCAAAGGGGTTCATCAGCACCTCGCGGGCGTCGACGATGAGGTAGCCGCCGTTGGCGCGGTGCAGTGCACCCGGTTTTATGAGGGTGAAGTTCGTGCTCGCCACTCCCCCCATCTGCATGACGCTCTCCATGCGCCCGAAGAGGTTGTTGTAGGTCGCATTCGTTTCGAAGACGACCGGAGCCCCGGAGTGGTCGTCGTTGGTGACGAAGACGTTCACCTGGTAGCGCTCCAGGTTCGGCTCCTGCTTCGGGACGCGCAACCCCGGGATCTGGGGGGCGGCGGCCTGCGGCTTGAAGTCGTCCAGGTTCAGCAGAAGGTCCTCCTGCACGCTCTCCAGGTATTTCACCACCCTTTCGGAGTAGGCGTACTTCTCCTGCAGGGGACCGACGTGGTGCCCGATGGCGGAGAGCCCGAGCTCGCGGTCGAGCTGCGCCAGCGCCTCGCGCAGCGACTTCTCGTTGTCACGCACCTGCCGCATGACATCGTTCAGCCTCTCCGTCAGCGCCTTGCCGTGGGCATCCATCTGCTCCCGCTCTTCCTGCTCCAGGGCGTCGTACTCCTCTTGCGTGAAGTTGCGCCCTTCCTTCTGGGGGACCACCACGAGGCCCGAAACGGTCCGCTGCATGGCGAACCCTTCCCCCTCCACCTCTTTCTCCAGGATCTTGAAGAGCTCGCCGTTTTTCTCCTGGTACTCCTCGATGGTGGCGACGCGGTGCGTTTCGTACTCCCTGCTCTCCAGCGCCTTCGGTATGTTGGTGCGCACGCCGTCGATGAATTCCTTCATGTCCGCGGCAAGCTCAGGCCCCATCCCTGCCGGCAGGGAGAGCGCCAGCGGATTGTCGGGAGCGGCGAAGTTGTAGACGTAGCACCAGTCGTTGGGGGTGGGCTCGGTCCTCGCCCGGGACTTCAGGTGGTTCGCGATGGTGGTGTTCCGCCCGGTGCCGGGCTCCCCGGCGAGAAAGATGTTGAAGCCGTTGTCCTGAATGCCGAGCCCGAAGTGGATGGCGCTCAGGGCGCGCTCCTGTCCGATACTCCCTTCCAGGTTTCCTATCTCGTCGGTGCTCCGGAAGTTGAAGATGCTCGGGTCGCAAGCCCATTTCAGCTTTTCCGCAGGGAGTCTGCAGCTTTTTTCAGACATAGGTGCCTCCTTGGGGCGTGGAGGTTCGGGAACACCCCGACACTCATGAGACAGGTTAATTTTATCTCATTTTAGCTGGCTACGCTGTGGAGGCGCCTGTCAGCGCTCCCGGTGGGGGAGCCGCTCCTCAAGGAGTTGCTCGAAACGGGGGGTGAAGAGCTCTTTGACGGCGTCAAGGGGGAGGTGGCCGCCGCGCTCCAGATCGAGGGAGGTGACGCGGCATCCAGACATGCCGCAGGGGTTTATGCGGGTAAAGGGGGCGACGTCGCGGGAGACATTGAGGGCGAAGCCGTGCATGGTGATCCAGTTGCGCACTCCCACCCCGATGGAGGCGAGCTTGCCGCGTTCGGTCCAAAGACCGGTGTAGCCGGGGATGGTGAAGCCGCCTACCCCGAGGGACTCCACCACCCCCTTCAGGAGCGCCTCCAGAAAGCGCAGGTAGCGGTGCAGGTCGCGCCCGCGCCGGGAGAGGTCGATGATGGGGTAGCCGACGAGCTGGCCCGGGCCGTGGAACGTGACGTCCCCCCCCCGATTGACCCGCACCGCCTGAATGGTGGGATCGAGAATGTTGGCGAGGCTCCCGCCGGAGCCTATGGTGTACACAGGCTGGTGCTCGAGGAGGAGGAGGGTCTCCTCCCCCCCGTCCCGAACCGCGTGCACCAGCTGCTCCTGCATGATGTACGCTTCCGAATAGCTTATGGTGCCGAGATCATGGACTATCATGCTACCTCTCCAACCTTTACGCGTGGATCGCCTGCTTGTTCACATCGAGTGCCGCCTCTTTGAGCGCTTCCGAAAGGGTCGGATGGGAGTGTATGGTGAGCGCTATGTCCTCGGCGCTCCCGCCGAAACTCATCGCCGTCACCGCCTCGGCTATCATGTCGGAGGCACGCGGCCCGAGGATGTGGACACCGAGGATCCTCCCGTTCCCTCCGGCCGCCAGCACCTTCACGAAACCTTCCGTCTCGTCCATGCAGCGCGCCCTGCCGTTTCCGGCGAAGTTGAAGCGCCCGACACGATAATCTACCCCCTCTTCCTTGAGGGACTCCTCCGTCTTCCCGACGGAGGCCGCCTCGGGCCAGGTGTAGCAAACGCCCGGGATGTAGTTGTACTCCACGATGCTCTTTTGCCCCGCGAGCCGCTCGGCGAAAACCACCCCTTCCTCCATCGCCTTGTGCGCGAGCATCGGTCCGGGGATGAGGTCGCCGATGGCGTAGATCCCGGGGACGCTCGTTTGGTAGTTCTCGTCCACCACCACGCGGCCGCGCTCCTGCCTGATGCCGAGGCGGTCGAGCCCCAGTGCCGCGGAGAGGGGTCGGCGGCCCACCGCCACCAGCACCTTGTCGCAGGAGGTCTCGGGGGGCGCGCCGCCACCCTCGAGCTTCGCCACGACTTTCCCATCCCGCTTCTGCACCGCTGTCACCTTCGCGCCCATAAGGAAGGCCATCCCCTGCTTCTTTAGGGATCTCATGAGCGACTCCGCCACCTGTCCGTCGCTTCCTGCCACGAGGCGGGGAAGGAGCTCCACGACCGTGACCTTCGCCCCCAGCCTCAGCCATACGCTCCCGAGTTCGAGGCCTATGTACCCGCCACCGACCACCAGGAGGTGCTCCGGGACCGCATCGAAGGAGAGCGCCTCCCGCGCGCTCACCACGTCGACCCCGTCGAACGGGAGCCCCGGCAGCTCCACCGCGTCGCTCCCGGTGGCAAGGAGGACCCGCTTCCCCGTCAGCTGCTGCACCCCCTGCGCTCCTTTTACCTCCACCCCCTGCCCCCCTCCGGCCGCTCCGGTCGGGCGCCCCTCGCCGCTGAAGCGGTCTATGGAGTGCTTCTTGAAGAGATACTGGATCCCGTCGGTGAGCTTTCGCACCACCTCCTCTTTCCGCTGCATCATCTTCGCGAGGTTGAGGGAAGGGGCCGGTATCTCTATACCGTGCCCCGCGAAGCGCTCTTTCGCGAGGGAGAAGAGTTCGCTCGAATCGAGAAGCGCCTTGCTGGGGATGCACCCTTCGTTGAGGCAAACCCCTCCGAGCGCATCCCTCTTCTCCACGACGGCCACTTTCATGCCGAGCTGTGCGCAGCGTATAGCTGCCACGTACCCGCCAGGTCCGGCGCCGATAACGATCAGATCATACGTTTCTTCTGCCATGTGCTAAACCTCCCTCCCTTCCTCCGGCGCCGCGTTCACCCTTCCAGGAGCATCTCCTCCGGGTCCTCGATACATTCCTTTATCCTCTTCAGGAACCCGACCGCGCCGGTGCCGTCCACGATCCGGTGGTCGTAGGAGAGCGCGAGGTACATCATCGGCCGGATCACGATGGCGCCGTCGCGCACCACCGCGCGATCCTGTATGGCATGCATCCCCAGCACCCCGCTCTGCGGCGGGTTGAGGATCGGTGTGGAAAGGAGCGAGCCGTAGATCCCGCCGTTGGAGATGGTGAAGGTCCCCCCTTCCAGATCTCCGATGGTGATGCGATTGCCGCGCACCTTCTCCGCCAGATCGGCGATGCGCTGCTCGATCTGGGCGAGGGTGAGGGTCTCCGCCGAGCGCAGCACCGGGACCACCAGCCCTTTTTCGCTCCCGACCGCGATCCCGAGATCGCAGTAGTGGTGGTAGACGACATCATCCCCTTCGATGCTCGCATTGATCTCGGGATAGTCCCTCAGCGCATCGCAGCAGGCCCGCACGAAAAAGGACATGAGGCCGAGCTTTATCTTGTGGCGCTGCAGGAATTTCTCCCCGTGCTTCTTGCGCAGCGCCATGATCTCGCTCATGTCCGCCTCGTTGAAGGTGGTAAGCATCGCCGTCGACTGCTTCGAGACGACCAGCCGCTCCGCGATGCGCTTGCGTATCGGTGTCATCGGCTTCCGAGTAATTCGTCCCAGCGCCTCCTCCCGCACGACGGAAGGGGGTGGCGTCGCGACCTCACGCTGAGCACCTTCTGCAGCCGGTTTCACAGTCGGCTCAGCGCCCTTTTGCTGCGCCGCCGACGGTGCAAAGATCGGTACCCCCTCTTCCCCTCTCTCGCGAGCCTGTTTTCGACCGGAAGGGGAGGAAGGGTATGCTGTCGATTCCGGCGGCGCAAAATCCTTCGGTGCACGGTGCTCCTGCGGCTGTGCCGGCGGCTGCGGTGGCTGCTGCGGCTGTGGCGCTTCGGCACGCGGCGCAGGGGGTATGGGCGGCTGCTCTATCTTTTGCTCCACGACCGTCCGTGGTTCTTCAGCCGGCTTCGCCTCTTTGGCAGCACCTTCCTCGATACGAGCGATGACGGTGCCAATTTTCACCGTCTCCCCTTCCTGCACGACGATGGAGAGGGTTCCCGCGATCTCGGAGGTGATTTCCAGCGTCACCTTGTCGGTCTCGATCTCGCAGACCGCCTCGTCCTTCGCGACGCTGCTGCCATCGCTCTTGAGCCACCTGGCAATCAGCGCCTCTGTTACCGATTCGCCGACTGGCGGCACCTTTAGCTCCATCTTCCCCCCCTTTGCTGTGAGTCAGAACGGCCTCACATCTCCCGCGCCCCTGTGGCCGCGGGATCCCTTCCTGCACTGGTCTTACTCGTTATGGATGTTTACGGCTTTTGCAGTGCCTCTGCGACGATCCGCCCCTGCTCGAGGCGGTCCATGCGGTGCGACCCGGAGGCGGGGGCTGCTGTTTCAGGCCGCCCCACGTACCGCGGCGTGCTGCCGAGGATGTCGGCAAGGATGTTACGCAGGAAGTTCCATGCGCCCATGTTGCGCGGCTCCTCCTGGACCCAGGTGAAGGCGGTCCCTCTGTGGTACCTGCCGAGCACCTCCCGCAGCGCCTCGTCCGGATACGGGTAGAGCTGCTCGATGCGCACCAGGGCCGTCCCCTCCCCCTTCCCCTGTACCTTCTGCTCCAGAAGGTCGTAGTAGATCTTCCCGCTACAGACAAGGACGCTGTCGATGGTGGACGGGTCCGCGGGATCGGCGAGGATCGACTGGAAGGAGCCCGAGGCGAGCTCGTCGAGGGAGGATACGCACAGGGGGTTTCGCAGGAGGCTCTTCGGGGTGAAGAGCACGAGCGGCTTCAGGAAGGACTGCTTCATCTGCTTGCGCAGTACGTGGAAGAGCTGCGCAGGTGTCGTCGGAGTCACGAGCTGGACGTTGTCGCTTGCGGAGAGGGAGAGGAAACGCTCGATGCGGGCGCTGGAATGCTCCGCCCCCTGCCCTTCGTAGCCGTGCGGCAGCATCAGGACCAGGTTGCTCGGCTGCTCCCACTTTGCCTCTCCGCTGGCGATGAACTGGTCGATGACCACC
The DNA window shown above is from Geomonas sp. RF6 and carries:
- the lipB gene encoding lipoyl(octanoyl) transferase LipB; the encoded protein is MIVHDLGTISYSEAYIMQEQLVHAVRDGGEETLLLLEHQPVYTIGSGGSLANILDPTIQAVRVNRGGDVTFHGPGQLVGYPIIDLSRRGRDLHRYLRFLEALLKGVVESLGVGGFTIPGYTGLWTERGKLASIGVGVRNWITMHGFALNVSRDVAPFTRINPCGMSGCRVTSLDLERGGHLPLDAVKELFTPRFEQLLEERLPHRER
- the odhB gene encoding 2-oxoglutarate dehydrogenase complex dihydrolipoyllysine-residue succinyltransferase, whose product is MELKVPPVGESVTEALIARWLKSDGSSVAKDEAVCEIETDKVTLEITSEIAGTLSIVVQEGETVKIGTVIARIEEGAAKEAKPAEEPRTVVEQKIEQPPIPPAPRAEAPQPQQPPQPPAQPQEHRAPKDFAPPESTAYPSSPSGRKQARERGEEGVPIFAPSAAQQKGAEPTVKPAAEGAQREVATPPPSVVREEALGRITRKPMTPIRKRIAERLVVSKQSTAMLTTFNEADMSEIMALRKKHGEKFLQRHKIKLGLMSFFVRACCDALRDYPEINASIEGDDVVYHHYCDLGIAVGSEKGLVVPVLRSAETLTLAQIEQRIADLAEKVRGNRITIGDLEGGTFTISNGGIYGSLLSTPILNPPQSGVLGMHAIQDRAVVRDGAIVIRPMMYLALSYDHRIVDGTGAVGFLKRIKECIEDPEEMLLEG
- a CDS encoding diacylglycerol/lipid kinase family protein, whose protein sequence is MPKRSFLIVNPVSGTSSPEKVKALMERLVTAGVNPELLATTCAEDAGRFASRICAEEADPLILVAGGDGTVNGVVNGLLPGRATLAVIPLGTSNVLARELKIASVEDAVARVTRGVRKAVSVGEMSWDGGALRFILMAGIGVDGAVVEGVRLPEKKAFGKGAYVLSALRTLRTWDREEIAVRGAGRSLSCHSVIVCNAGRYAGDFVLAPEADLFSPGFQVLCVKGGRLDYFRLALRLFSGTASRSRSLTSFHADEVEVGGEKCIQLDGDYCRRAPVKIRSLPDFMQLVV
- the lpdA gene encoding dihydrolipoyl dehydrogenase; amino-acid sequence: MAEETYDLIVIGAGPGGYVAAIRCAQLGMKVAVVEKRDALGGVCLNEGCIPSKALLDSSELFSLAKERFAGHGIEIPAPSLNLAKMMQRKEEVVRKLTDGIQYLFKKHSIDRFSGEGRPTGAAGGGQGVEVKGAQGVQQLTGKRVLLATGSDAVELPGLPFDGVDVVSAREALSFDAVPEHLLVVGGGYIGLELGSVWLRLGAKVTVVELLPRLVAGSDGQVAESLMRSLKKQGMAFLMGAKVTAVQKRDGKVVAKLEGGGAPPETSCDKVLVAVGRRPLSAALGLDRLGIRQERGRVVVDENYQTSVPGIYAIGDLIPGPMLAHKAMEEGVVFAERLAGQKSIVEYNYIPGVCYTWPEAASVGKTEESLKEEGVDYRVGRFNFAGNGRARCMDETEGFVKVLAAGGNGRILGVHILGPRASDMIAEAVTAMSFGGSAEDIALTIHSHPTLSEALKEAALDVNKQAIHA
- a CDS encoding Lon protease family protein, giving the protein MSEKSCRLPAEKLKWACDPSIFNFRSTDEIGNLEGSIGQERALSAIHFGLGIQDNGFNIFLAGEPGTGRNTTIANHLKSRARTEPTPNDWCYVYNFAAPDNPLALSLPAGMGPELAADMKEFIDGVRTNIPKALESREYETHRVATIEEYQEKNGELFKILEKEVEGEGFAMQRTVSGLVVVPQKEGRNFTQEEYDALEQEEREQMDAHGKALTERLNDVMRQVRDNEKSLREALAQLDRELGLSAIGHHVGPLQEKYAYSERVVKYLESVQEDLLLNLDDFKPQAAAPQIPGLRVPKQEPNLERYQVNVFVTNDDHSGAPVVFETNATYNNLFGRMESVMQMGGVASTNFTLIKPGALHRANGGYLIVDAREVLMNPFAWDALKRCIRNAEIRIEDVLEQYRFMTFVTLKPEPIPLKAKIIMIGSLWIYYLLFHLEPEYRKFFKVKADFDSRLNRTPEVMQDYALFVATHCRNEGLLHFDPGAVAALLEYSARLVEDQERLSSQLMELTDLLREASYWAKEGGDSLVTREWVIKAIHHKIYRSNRIEERMQEYFEDGTILCDTDGSVTGQINGLSVITLGDHTFGRPSRVTARTYMGRAGMVNIEREVKLSGPIHDKGVLILTGYLGGKFALDRPLSLTASICFEQSYEGIEGDSASSTELYALLSALSGIPLRQGIAVTGSVNQHGHVQPIGGVNYKIEGFYAVCKAKGLTGSQGVMIPKLNERNLMLSEEVVQAVRDGMFHIWSVTTIDEGIEVLTGVPAGTLGPSGKYPDGTVNHRVQERLLEISEKMKRLLESEKGEKKEEKEER